A DNA window from Drosophila biarmipes strain raj3 chromosome 2R, RU_DBia_V1.1, whole genome shotgun sequence contains the following coding sequences:
- the LOC108022795 gene encoding MAGUK p55 subfamily member 7 isoform X4 — translation MLAAVMASDINWDPALSKLITTLKESENLSNDQEIDFLKALLESKELNALVNVHTKVAKVGRDDRLAPVLSTSAQVLYEVLEQLAQHCHLNDDCKEAFHLLQDSHLQHLLFAHDAIAQKDFYPHLPEAPVEMDEDEETIKIVQLVKSNEPLGATIKTDEETGKIKIARIMHGGAADRSGLIHVGDEVIEVNNINVEGKTPGDVLTILQNSEGTITFKLVPADNKGAQRESKVRVRAHFNYNPDVDPYIPCKEAGLAFQRGDVLHIVAQDDAYWWQARKEHERSARAGLIPSRALQERRILHDRSQKDGTDLDSKQNDDFDREQIATYEEVAKLYPRPGVFRPIVLIGAPGVGRNELRRRLIARDPEKFRSPVPYTTRPMRTGEVAGREYIFVPREKMDADIEAGKFVEHGEYKGHLYGTSAESVKSIVNAGCVCVLSPHYQAIKTLRTAQLKPFLIHVKPPELDILKATRTEARAKSTFDEANARSFTDEEFEDMVKSAERIDYLYGHFFDVELVNGELLNAFEQLVQNVQRLETEPIWAPSMWVQ, via the exons ATGCTAGCAGCAGTTATGGCATCGGACATCAACTGGGATCCAG CTCTTTCCAAACTGATCACCACGCTTAAGGAGTCGGAGAATCTGTCCAATGACCAGGAAATCGACTTCCTGAAGGCCCTGCTGGAATCCAAGGAGCTGAACGCCCTGGTCAATGTGCACACGAAGGTGGCCAAGGTGGGTCGGGATGATCGGCTGGCCCCCGTGCTGTCCACCTCGGCGCAGGTGTTGTACGAGGTCCTGGAGCAGCTGGCCCAGCATTGTCACCTGAACGACGACTGCAAGGAGGCCTTCCACCTGCTGCAGGACTCCCATCTGCAG CACCTCCTTTTCGCCCACGATGCGATTGCCCAGAAGGACTTCTACCCGCACCTGCCGGAGGCGCCTGTCGAGatggacgaggacgaggagacCATCAAGATTGTGCAGCTCGTGAAGAGCAACGAACCTCTG ggcgccaccatAAAAACGGACGAGGAGACGGGCAAAATCAAAATCGCCAGAATCATGCACGGCGGCGCTGCAGATCGCTCCGGATTGATTCACGTCGGCGACGAGGTCATCGAGGTCAACAACATCAACGTGGAGGGCAAGACGCCGGGCGATGTGCTCACCATACTG CAAAACTCTGAGGGCACCATCACCTTCAAGCTGGTTCCCGCGGACAACAAGGGCGCCCAGCGGGAATCGAAGGTGCGGGTGCGGGCCCACTTCAACTACAATCCGGATGTGGATCCTTATATCCCGTGCAAGGAGGCCGGCTTGGCCTTCCAacgtggcgatgtcctgcacATTGTGGCCCAGGATGACGCCTACTGGTGGCAGGCTCGCAAGGAGCATGAGCGTTCGGCGAGGGCTGGTTTGATCCCGAGTCGAGCGCTGCAGGAACGCCGTATCCTCCACGATCGATCACAGAAAGACGGCACCGACCTGGACTCGAAGC AGAACGATGACTTTGACCGCGAGCAGATCGCCACGTACGAGGAGGTGGCCAAGTTGTATCCTCGGCCGGGTGTCTTCAGGCCCATAGTGCTCATCGGAGCTCCCGGAGTGGGCCGTAACGAACTGCGCCGCCGGCTGATAGCCAGAGATCCGGAGAAGTTCCGCAGCCCGGTGCCGT ACACCACCCGACCAATGCGCACTGGAGAAGTGGCCGGACGAGAGTACATCTTTGTGCCACGCGAGAAAATGGACGCCGACATCGAGGCGGGCAAGTTCGTGGAGCACGGCGAGTACAAGGGCCATCTGTATGGAACCTCGGCGGAGAGTGTCAAGTCGATCGTGAATGCCGGATGCGTTTGTGTGCTGAGTCCGCACTACCAGGCGATCAAGACTCTGCGCACAGCCCAACTGAAACCGTTCCTCATCCATGTGAAACCACCCGAGCTGGACATCCTGAAGGCCACGCGAACTGAGGCCCGGGCCAAATCCACCTTCGATGAGGCGAATGCCAGGAGCTTCACGGACGAGGAGTTCGAAGACATGGTGAAGTCGGCCGAACGGATCGATTACCTATACGGACACTTCTTCGACGTGGAGCTGGTCAATGGGGAACTGCTCAACGCCTTCGAGCAGCTGGTCCAGAATGTCCAGCGTCTGGAGACCGAGCCAATATGGGCACCGTCCATGTGGGTGCAGTAG
- the LOC108022795 gene encoding MAGUK p55 subfamily member 7 isoform X3: protein MLAAVMASDINWDPALSKLITTLKESENLSNDQEIDFLKALLESKELNALVNVHTKVAKVGRDDRLAPVLSTSAQVLYEVLEQLAQHCHLNDDCKEAFHLLQDSHLQHLLFAHDAIAQKDFYPHLPEAPVEMDEDEETIKIVQLVKSNEPLTGAQGAEPIVGATIKTDEETGKIKIARIMHGGAADRSGLIHVGDEVIEVNNINVEGKTPGDVLTILQNSEGTITFKLVPADNKGAQRESKVRVRAHFNYNPDVDPYIPCKEAGLAFQRGDVLHIVAQDDAYWWQARKEHERSARAGLIPSRALQERRILHDRSQKDGTDLDSKQNDDFDREQIATYEEVAKLYPRPGVFRPIVLIGAPGVGRNELRRRLIARDPEKFRSPVPYTTRPMRTGEVAGREYIFVPREKMDADIEAGKFVEHGEYKGHLYGTSAESVKSIVNAGCVCVLSPHYQAIKTLRTAQLKPFLIHVKPPELDILKATRTEARAKSTFDEANARSFTDEEFEDMVKSAERIDYLYGHFFDVELVNGELLNAFEQLVQNVQRLETEPIWAPSMWVQ from the exons ATGCTAGCAGCAGTTATGGCATCGGACATCAACTGGGATCCAG CTCTTTCCAAACTGATCACCACGCTTAAGGAGTCGGAGAATCTGTCCAATGACCAGGAAATCGACTTCCTGAAGGCCCTGCTGGAATCCAAGGAGCTGAACGCCCTGGTCAATGTGCACACGAAGGTGGCCAAGGTGGGTCGGGATGATCGGCTGGCCCCCGTGCTGTCCACCTCGGCGCAGGTGTTGTACGAGGTCCTGGAGCAGCTGGCCCAGCATTGTCACCTGAACGACGACTGCAAGGAGGCCTTCCACCTGCTGCAGGACTCCCATCTGCAG CACCTCCTTTTCGCCCACGATGCGATTGCCCAGAAGGACTTCTACCCGCACCTGCCGGAGGCGCCTGTCGAGatggacgaggacgaggagacCATCAAGATTGTGCAGCTCGTGAAGAGCAACGAACCTCTG ACAGGAGCACAGGGTGCGGAGCCAATTGTT ggcgccaccatAAAAACGGACGAGGAGACGGGCAAAATCAAAATCGCCAGAATCATGCACGGCGGCGCTGCAGATCGCTCCGGATTGATTCACGTCGGCGACGAGGTCATCGAGGTCAACAACATCAACGTGGAGGGCAAGACGCCGGGCGATGTGCTCACCATACTG CAAAACTCTGAGGGCACCATCACCTTCAAGCTGGTTCCCGCGGACAACAAGGGCGCCCAGCGGGAATCGAAGGTGCGGGTGCGGGCCCACTTCAACTACAATCCGGATGTGGATCCTTATATCCCGTGCAAGGAGGCCGGCTTGGCCTTCCAacgtggcgatgtcctgcacATTGTGGCCCAGGATGACGCCTACTGGTGGCAGGCTCGCAAGGAGCATGAGCGTTCGGCGAGGGCTGGTTTGATCCCGAGTCGAGCGCTGCAGGAACGCCGTATCCTCCACGATCGATCACAGAAAGACGGCACCGACCTGGACTCGAAGC AGAACGATGACTTTGACCGCGAGCAGATCGCCACGTACGAGGAGGTGGCCAAGTTGTATCCTCGGCCGGGTGTCTTCAGGCCCATAGTGCTCATCGGAGCTCCCGGAGTGGGCCGTAACGAACTGCGCCGCCGGCTGATAGCCAGAGATCCGGAGAAGTTCCGCAGCCCGGTGCCGT ACACCACCCGACCAATGCGCACTGGAGAAGTGGCCGGACGAGAGTACATCTTTGTGCCACGCGAGAAAATGGACGCCGACATCGAGGCGGGCAAGTTCGTGGAGCACGGCGAGTACAAGGGCCATCTGTATGGAACCTCGGCGGAGAGTGTCAAGTCGATCGTGAATGCCGGATGCGTTTGTGTGCTGAGTCCGCACTACCAGGCGATCAAGACTCTGCGCACAGCCCAACTGAAACCGTTCCTCATCCATGTGAAACCACCCGAGCTGGACATCCTGAAGGCCACGCGAACTGAGGCCCGGGCCAAATCCACCTTCGATGAGGCGAATGCCAGGAGCTTCACGGACGAGGAGTTCGAAGACATGGTGAAGTCGGCCGAACGGATCGATTACCTATACGGACACTTCTTCGACGTGGAGCTGGTCAATGGGGAACTGCTCAACGCCTTCGAGCAGCTGGTCCAGAATGTCCAGCGTCTGGAGACCGAGCCAATATGGGCACCGTCCATGTGGGTGCAGTAG
- the LOC108022795 gene encoding MAGUK p55 subfamily member 7 isoform X1: MLAAVMASDINWDPALSKLITTLKESENLSNDQEIDFLKALLESKELNALVNVHTKVAKVGRDDRLAPVLSTSAQVLYEVLEQLAQHCHLNDDCKEAFHLLQDSHLQHLLFAHDAIAQKDFYPHLPEAPVEMDEDEETIKIVQLVKSNEPLTGAQGAEPIVGATIKTDEETGKIKIARIMHGGAADRSGLIHVGDEVIEVNNINVEGKTPGDVLTILQNSEGTITFKLVPADNKGAQRESKVRVRAHFNYNPDVDPYIPCKEAGLAFQRGDVLHIVAQDDAYWWQARKEHERSARAGLIPSRALQERRILHDRSQKDGTDLDSKPGSCASLCTTPPGSPRLPASSSSSSCRQPKTKKIMYDLTENDDFDREQIATYEEVAKLYPRPGVFRPIVLIGAPGVGRNELRRRLIARDPEKFRSPVPYTTRPMRTGEVAGREYIFVPREKMDADIEAGKFVEHGEYKGHLYGTSAESVKSIVNAGCVCVLSPHYQAIKTLRTAQLKPFLIHVKPPELDILKATRTEARAKSTFDEANARSFTDEEFEDMVKSAERIDYLYGHFFDVELVNGELLNAFEQLVQNVQRLETEPIWAPSMWVQ, translated from the exons ATGCTAGCAGCAGTTATGGCATCGGACATCAACTGGGATCCAG CTCTTTCCAAACTGATCACCACGCTTAAGGAGTCGGAGAATCTGTCCAATGACCAGGAAATCGACTTCCTGAAGGCCCTGCTGGAATCCAAGGAGCTGAACGCCCTGGTCAATGTGCACACGAAGGTGGCCAAGGTGGGTCGGGATGATCGGCTGGCCCCCGTGCTGTCCACCTCGGCGCAGGTGTTGTACGAGGTCCTGGAGCAGCTGGCCCAGCATTGTCACCTGAACGACGACTGCAAGGAGGCCTTCCACCTGCTGCAGGACTCCCATCTGCAG CACCTCCTTTTCGCCCACGATGCGATTGCCCAGAAGGACTTCTACCCGCACCTGCCGGAGGCGCCTGTCGAGatggacgaggacgaggagacCATCAAGATTGTGCAGCTCGTGAAGAGCAACGAACCTCTG ACAGGAGCACAGGGTGCGGAGCCAATTGTT ggcgccaccatAAAAACGGACGAGGAGACGGGCAAAATCAAAATCGCCAGAATCATGCACGGCGGCGCTGCAGATCGCTCCGGATTGATTCACGTCGGCGACGAGGTCATCGAGGTCAACAACATCAACGTGGAGGGCAAGACGCCGGGCGATGTGCTCACCATACTG CAAAACTCTGAGGGCACCATCACCTTCAAGCTGGTTCCCGCGGACAACAAGGGCGCCCAGCGGGAATCGAAGGTGCGGGTGCGGGCCCACTTCAACTACAATCCGGATGTGGATCCTTATATCCCGTGCAAGGAGGCCGGCTTGGCCTTCCAacgtggcgatgtcctgcacATTGTGGCCCAGGATGACGCCTACTGGTGGCAGGCTCGCAAGGAGCATGAGCGTTCGGCGAGGGCTGGTTTGATCCCGAGTCGAGCGCTGCAGGAACGCCGTATCCTCCACGATCGATCACAGAAAGACGGCACCGACCTGGACTCGAAGC CCGGATCATGCGCCTCACTCTGCACCACCCCACCTGGCTCCCCGCGCCTGCCCGCGAGTAGCAGCAGCTCCTCCTGCCGCCAGCCCAAGACTAAAAAGATCATGTACGATTTGACAGAGAACGATGACTTTGACCGCGAGCAGATCGCCACGTACGAGGAGGTGGCCAAGTTGTATCCTCGGCCGGGTGTCTTCAGGCCCATAGTGCTCATCGGAGCTCCCGGAGTGGGCCGTAACGAACTGCGCCGCCGGCTGATAGCCAGAGATCCGGAGAAGTTCCGCAGCCCGGTGCCGT ACACCACCCGACCAATGCGCACTGGAGAAGTGGCCGGACGAGAGTACATCTTTGTGCCACGCGAGAAAATGGACGCCGACATCGAGGCGGGCAAGTTCGTGGAGCACGGCGAGTACAAGGGCCATCTGTATGGAACCTCGGCGGAGAGTGTCAAGTCGATCGTGAATGCCGGATGCGTTTGTGTGCTGAGTCCGCACTACCAGGCGATCAAGACTCTGCGCACAGCCCAACTGAAACCGTTCCTCATCCATGTGAAACCACCCGAGCTGGACATCCTGAAGGCCACGCGAACTGAGGCCCGGGCCAAATCCACCTTCGATGAGGCGAATGCCAGGAGCTTCACGGACGAGGAGTTCGAAGACATGGTGAAGTCGGCCGAACGGATCGATTACCTATACGGACACTTCTTCGACGTGGAGCTGGTCAATGGGGAACTGCTCAACGCCTTCGAGCAGCTGGTCCAGAATGTCCAGCGTCTGGAGACCGAGCCAATATGGGCACCGTCCATGTGGGTGCAGTAG
- the LOC108022795 gene encoding MAGUK p55 subfamily member 7 isoform X2: MLAAVMASDINWDPALSKLITTLKESENLSNDQEIDFLKALLESKELNALVNVHTKVAKVGRDDRLAPVLSTSAQVLYEVLEQLAQHCHLNDDCKEAFHLLQDSHLQHLLFAHDAIAQKDFYPHLPEAPVEMDEDEETIKIVQLVKSNEPLGATIKTDEETGKIKIARIMHGGAADRSGLIHVGDEVIEVNNINVEGKTPGDVLTILQNSEGTITFKLVPADNKGAQRESKVRVRAHFNYNPDVDPYIPCKEAGLAFQRGDVLHIVAQDDAYWWQARKEHERSARAGLIPSRALQERRILHDRSQKDGTDLDSKPGSCASLCTTPPGSPRLPASSSSSSCRQPKTKKIMYDLTENDDFDREQIATYEEVAKLYPRPGVFRPIVLIGAPGVGRNELRRRLIARDPEKFRSPVPYTTRPMRTGEVAGREYIFVPREKMDADIEAGKFVEHGEYKGHLYGTSAESVKSIVNAGCVCVLSPHYQAIKTLRTAQLKPFLIHVKPPELDILKATRTEARAKSTFDEANARSFTDEEFEDMVKSAERIDYLYGHFFDVELVNGELLNAFEQLVQNVQRLETEPIWAPSMWVQ, encoded by the exons ATGCTAGCAGCAGTTATGGCATCGGACATCAACTGGGATCCAG CTCTTTCCAAACTGATCACCACGCTTAAGGAGTCGGAGAATCTGTCCAATGACCAGGAAATCGACTTCCTGAAGGCCCTGCTGGAATCCAAGGAGCTGAACGCCCTGGTCAATGTGCACACGAAGGTGGCCAAGGTGGGTCGGGATGATCGGCTGGCCCCCGTGCTGTCCACCTCGGCGCAGGTGTTGTACGAGGTCCTGGAGCAGCTGGCCCAGCATTGTCACCTGAACGACGACTGCAAGGAGGCCTTCCACCTGCTGCAGGACTCCCATCTGCAG CACCTCCTTTTCGCCCACGATGCGATTGCCCAGAAGGACTTCTACCCGCACCTGCCGGAGGCGCCTGTCGAGatggacgaggacgaggagacCATCAAGATTGTGCAGCTCGTGAAGAGCAACGAACCTCTG ggcgccaccatAAAAACGGACGAGGAGACGGGCAAAATCAAAATCGCCAGAATCATGCACGGCGGCGCTGCAGATCGCTCCGGATTGATTCACGTCGGCGACGAGGTCATCGAGGTCAACAACATCAACGTGGAGGGCAAGACGCCGGGCGATGTGCTCACCATACTG CAAAACTCTGAGGGCACCATCACCTTCAAGCTGGTTCCCGCGGACAACAAGGGCGCCCAGCGGGAATCGAAGGTGCGGGTGCGGGCCCACTTCAACTACAATCCGGATGTGGATCCTTATATCCCGTGCAAGGAGGCCGGCTTGGCCTTCCAacgtggcgatgtcctgcacATTGTGGCCCAGGATGACGCCTACTGGTGGCAGGCTCGCAAGGAGCATGAGCGTTCGGCGAGGGCTGGTTTGATCCCGAGTCGAGCGCTGCAGGAACGCCGTATCCTCCACGATCGATCACAGAAAGACGGCACCGACCTGGACTCGAAGC CCGGATCATGCGCCTCACTCTGCACCACCCCACCTGGCTCCCCGCGCCTGCCCGCGAGTAGCAGCAGCTCCTCCTGCCGCCAGCCCAAGACTAAAAAGATCATGTACGATTTGACAGAGAACGATGACTTTGACCGCGAGCAGATCGCCACGTACGAGGAGGTGGCCAAGTTGTATCCTCGGCCGGGTGTCTTCAGGCCCATAGTGCTCATCGGAGCTCCCGGAGTGGGCCGTAACGAACTGCGCCGCCGGCTGATAGCCAGAGATCCGGAGAAGTTCCGCAGCCCGGTGCCGT ACACCACCCGACCAATGCGCACTGGAGAAGTGGCCGGACGAGAGTACATCTTTGTGCCACGCGAGAAAATGGACGCCGACATCGAGGCGGGCAAGTTCGTGGAGCACGGCGAGTACAAGGGCCATCTGTATGGAACCTCGGCGGAGAGTGTCAAGTCGATCGTGAATGCCGGATGCGTTTGTGTGCTGAGTCCGCACTACCAGGCGATCAAGACTCTGCGCACAGCCCAACTGAAACCGTTCCTCATCCATGTGAAACCACCCGAGCTGGACATCCTGAAGGCCACGCGAACTGAGGCCCGGGCCAAATCCACCTTCGATGAGGCGAATGCCAGGAGCTTCACGGACGAGGAGTTCGAAGACATGGTGAAGTCGGCCGAACGGATCGATTACCTATACGGACACTTCTTCGACGTGGAGCTGGTCAATGGGGAACTGCTCAACGCCTTCGAGCAGCTGGTCCAGAATGTCCAGCGTCTGGAGACCGAGCCAATATGGGCACCGTCCATGTGGGTGCAGTAG
- the LOC108022796 gene encoding spermine oxidase, with amino-acid sequence MSGAQRNLDRKIVVIGAGASGVACATKLLELGFQNVLVVEAEDRIGGRIHTIPFADNVIDLGAQWCHGERDNIVYELTRKQEEELLESTGPVYEDYECIRSNGDVVPDQVASRLKAIVGDSLVTRQLELRNCSGSLGSYLTNKFYDTLRHPENSDIDAEIAREFFVNYEKFENSVEASDRLEQVSGRGYLDYWECEGDILLNWKDKGFVELLKLLLRSKELKAEHGVLEQRLLLATRATKILWNRNDGRVELHLSNGDSFIADHVVVTVSLGVLKDQHCQLFEPLLPVEKQRAIDGLAFGTVNKIFVEFPEAFWPEDWTGFTLLWREEDLDDIRGTSSAWLEDVFGFYRVSYQPRILAGWITNKSGRHMETLPVDEVQAGVMYLFRRFLKWKIPEPSNFRTSAWYTNDNFRGSYSYRSMDTEQLGTGARELAYPLTVVATTPEKEKDSEDDAWQQSRCDRPIVQFAGEASSEHYYSTVHGAVEAGWREARRVAQFYGLSASRSGTKSQL; translated from the coding sequence ATGAGTGGTGCACAGCGGAACCtggatcgcaagatcgttgtCATCGGAGCGGGCGCCTCGGGCGTTGCCTGCGCCACCAAGCTCCTGGAACTGGGCTTCCAGAATGTGCTAGTCGTGGAGGCCGAGGATCGTATAGGTGGTCGCATACACACCATTCCCTTTGCGGACAACGTGATCGACCTGGGCGCCCAGTGGTGTCACGGGGAACGGGATAACATTGTCTACGAACTGACGCGgaagcaggaggaggagctgctggaGTCCACGGGTCCGGTCTATGAGGACTATGAGTGCATCCGTTCCAATGGAGATGTGGTCCCGGATCAGGTGGCCAGTCGCCTCAAAGCCATTGTGGGCGATTCACTGGTCACCCGGCAGCTGGAGCTGCGCAACTGCAGCGGCTCCCTGGGCAGCTATCTGACCAACAAGTTCTACGACACTCTGCGGCATCCGGAGAACTCCGATATAGACGCAGAGATAGCCAGGGAGTTCTTTGTAAACTACGAGAAATTCGAAAACTCCGTGGAGGCCTCGGATAGGCTGGAACAGGTGTCGGGACGCGGTTACCTCGACTACTGGGAATGCGAGGGTGACATCCTGCTCAACTGGAAGGACAAGGGCTTTGTGGAGCTCCTCAAACTGCTTTTGCGTTCCAAGGAGTTGAAGGCGGAGCACGGAGTTCTGGAGCAACGACTACTTCTGGCCACCCGGGCTACTAAGATCCTCTGGAACCGGAACGATGGACGCGTGGAGCTGCACTTGAGCAATGGAGATAGTTTCATTGCCGATCATGTGGTGGTCACCGTTTCACTGGGAGTGCTCAAGGATCAGCACTGCCAGCTGTTCGAGCCACTACTGCCGGTGGAGAAACAGCGTGCCATTGATGGCTTGGCCTTCGGCACTGTCAACAAGATCTTTGTGGAGTTCCCCGAGGCTTTTTGGCCCGAGGATTGGACGGGCTTCACCCTGCTCTGGCGGGAAGAGGATTTGGATGACATACGCGGCACCTCAAGTGCCTGGCTGGAGGATGTCTTCGGCTTCTACCGGGTGAGCTATCAGCCGAGAATCCTCGCAGGTTGGATCACCAACAAGAGTGGCAGGCATATGGAGACCCTACCCGTGGACGAGGTACAAGCTGGTGTGATGTACCTCTTCCGCCGGTTCCTCAAGTGGAAGATTCCAGAGCCCTCGAATTTCCGTACATCCGCTTGGTATACGAATGACAACTTCCGTGGGTCCTATTCCTATCGATCCATGGACACGGAGCAGCTGGGCACCGGAGCCCGGGAGCTGGCCTACCCCCTGactgtggtggccaccacGCCCGAGAAGGAGAAGGATTCGGAGGACGACGCTTGGCAGCAGAGTCGCTGCGACAGACCCATTGTCCAGTTCGCCGGCGAGGCGTCCAGCGAGCACTACTACTCCACGGTGCACGGAGCAGTCGAGGCTGGGTGGCGCGAGGCCAGGCGTGTGGCCCAATTCTACGGACTAAGCGCATCCCGCTCGGGAACCAAGTCGCAACTCTAG
- the LOC108023038 gene encoding syntaxin-6 isoform X1 has protein sequence MSLEDPFFVVKDEVFKALNKTRGLYLRWRELGESGGTEAEWTTTELRNSLRSIEWDLEDLEDTIRIVEKNPSKFRIDNRELSSRRHFIDNTRDEVKQMKDKMSLNRSRDRDITAHQPLLDNDHQSPNHNHSIAIPNSNSNSNEYHQHQHNDRTYLVECPNGNSLINSGSQAVANTIAGTMSAAAAAASRHSGTKYSKLENALDSPSHYGQTHHGGLDSPSHRYVGETVSIQQRMIQGQDEQLDMISDSIGTLKTVSRQIGVELDEQAVMLDDFGNEFDTTESKLDTTMKKVAKVLHMNNDKRQWAAILILSGLLLFVIILFIIL, from the exons CGAGGTATTCAAAGCTCTGAACAAAACCCGCGGCCTCTATCTGCGTTGGCGGGAGCTGGGCGAGAGCGGCGGAACAGAGGCTGAATGGACCACCACCGAGCTGCGTAACTCGCTGCGGAGCATCGAATGGGATCTCGAGGACCTCGAGGACA CTATACGCATTGTTGAGAAGAATCCGAGCAAATTTCGAATCGACAACCGTGAACTCTCCAGCCGGCGCCACTTCATCGACAACACTCGCGATGAGGTCAAGCAGATGAAGGATAAGATGAGCCTGAACCGGAGCCGGGACAGAGACATCACCGCACACCAGCCGCTGCTCGACAACGATCACCAGAGCCCCAATCACAATCACTCCATTGCCATACCCAACTCGAATTCCAATTCCAACGAGTACCACCAGCATCAGCACAACGATCGCACGTATCTGGTGGAGTGTCCCAACGGCAACTCGCTGATCAATAGTGGCAGTCAGGCGGTGGCCAATACCATAGCTGGAACCATgtcggcggcagcggcagctgcaTCCCGCCACAGCGGCACCAAGTACTCCAAGCTGGAGAACGCCCTGGACAGTCCCAGTCATTATGGGCAGACGCACCACGGCGGACTGGACAGTCCGAGTCATAGGTATGTGGGCGAAACGGTGTCCATACAGCAGCGCATGATCCAGGGCCAGGACGAGCAGCTGGACATGATCAGCGATTCGATTGGCACCCTCAAGACGGTCTCGCGGCAAATTGGTGTGGAGCTTGATGAGCAGGCGGTGATGCTGGACGACTTTGGGAACGAGTTCGATACCACAGAGTCCAAGCTGGACACGACCATGAAGAAAGTGGCCAAAGTCTTGCATATGAACAATG ATAAACGACAGTGGGCCGCCATTCTAATCCTATCCGGGCTGTTATTATTTGTGATAATtctgtttattattttgtaa
- the LOC108023038 gene encoding syntaxin-6 isoform X2: protein MKDKMSLNRSRDRDITAHQPLLDNDHQSPNHNHSIAIPNSNSNSNEYHQHQHNDRTYLVECPNGNSLINSGSQAVANTIAGTMSAAAAAASRHSGTKYSKLENALDSPSHYGQTHHGGLDSPSHRYVGETVSIQQRMIQGQDEQLDMISDSIGTLKTVSRQIGVELDEQAVMLDDFGNEFDTTESKLDTTMKKVAKVLHMNNDKRQWAAILILSGLLLFVIILFIIL, encoded by the exons ATGAAGGATAAGATGAGCCTGAACCGGAGCCGGGACAGAGACATCACCGCACACCAGCCGCTGCTCGACAACGATCACCAGAGCCCCAATCACAATCACTCCATTGCCATACCCAACTCGAATTCCAATTCCAACGAGTACCACCAGCATCAGCACAACGATCGCACGTATCTGGTGGAGTGTCCCAACGGCAACTCGCTGATCAATAGTGGCAGTCAGGCGGTGGCCAATACCATAGCTGGAACCATgtcggcggcagcggcagctgcaTCCCGCCACAGCGGCACCAAGTACTCCAAGCTGGAGAACGCCCTGGACAGTCCCAGTCATTATGGGCAGACGCACCACGGCGGACTGGACAGTCCGAGTCATAGGTATGTGGGCGAAACGGTGTCCATACAGCAGCGCATGATCCAGGGCCAGGACGAGCAGCTGGACATGATCAGCGATTCGATTGGCACCCTCAAGACGGTCTCGCGGCAAATTGGTGTGGAGCTTGATGAGCAGGCGGTGATGCTGGACGACTTTGGGAACGAGTTCGATACCACAGAGTCCAAGCTGGACACGACCATGAAGAAAGTGGCCAAAGTCTTGCATATGAACAATG ATAAACGACAGTGGGCCGCCATTCTAATCCTATCCGGGCTGTTATTATTTGTGATAATtctgtttattattttgtaa